The region AGACGCCCTCCTCGTACGCGACGAGCGCCGCGTACGCGGTCAGCGGCTTGGTCACCGACGCGAGCGGGAAGGCCCGCCCGAGCGGCCCGTGCGTACCGGCCACGGTGCCGTCCCGGCGTACGACGACCGCCGCCGCGTTCGGCACCGGCCACTGATCGATCAACCGCAGGCTGTCCATGCCCGCGAGCTTAGGGCCTGCCCCCGGGAGCCCCGCGCGGACCCCGGACGGCCGGGCGGGAGCGGCCCGCACTTGCCTAGAGTGCACTCCAAGGACTTAGCGTGGACATCATGACGGTCGTGCAGACGGTGAACGAGGAAACCGCCCCGGCGGCGCTGTGCGTCCGCGAGGACACGCATCCGCGGCCCGCCGGCCGGGACCAGTACACGATCAGCGAGGTCGCCGCCTTCACCGGGATGAGCGCGCACACACTGCGCTGGTACGAGCGGATCGGGCTGATGCCGCACGTGGACCGCTCGAACACCGGGCAGCGCCGTTTCAGCAACCGCGACCTCGACTGGCTGGCCTTCGTCGGCAAGCTGCGGCTGACCGGGATGCCGGTCGCCGACATGGTCACGTACGCGGAGCTGGTCAGGGCGGGCGAGTGCACGGAGCCGCAGCGCAAGGCGCTGCTGGAGGCCACCCGGCTGGACGTGCTGCAGCGGATCGCCGAGCTGCGGGACACCCTGACGGTGCTCGACTACAAGATCGGAACCTACGCGGGCGCCGCATTGGCGCCGGAGAGGACAGGCGCGTGATGTCGGCTGAACTGATCGGGACGGTACGGCTGGGTACGGACGGACCGCTGGTCGGGGTCCAGGGCCTGGGCTGCATGGGCATGAGCGAGTTCTACGGCGACACCGACGAGGCCGCGGCCCGCGAGACGCTGGAGACCGCGTTCGAGGCCGGGGTGACGCTCTACGACACCGCGGACATGTACGGCCAGGGCGCGAACGAGGAATTCCTCGCCCCCTTCGTCAAGGCGCACCGCGACGAGATCACCCTCGCCACGAAATTCGCCAACGAGCGCAGGGCCGACGACCCGTCCTACCGGGCGATCCGCAACGACCCCGCGTACATCCGGCAGGCCGTCGACGCCAGCCTGCGCAGGCTCGGCGTGGACGTGATCGACCTGTACTACATGCACCGCCGCGACCCGAAGGTGCCGCTGGCCGACTCGGTCGGCGCGATGGGCGAGCTGGTGACCGCGGGCAAGGTCCGCCACCTCGGCCTTTCCGAGGTGACCGGCGCCGAGCTGCGCGAGGCGCACGCGGTGCACCCGATCACCGCGATCCAGTCCGAGTGGTCGCTCTTCAGCCGGGACGTGGAGCGGTCCGCGGTCGGCGCGGCGGCGAACCTCGGGGTGGCCTTCGTGCCGTACTCGCCGCTCGGCCGCGGCTTCCTCACCGGCGCCTTCCAGGACGCCGGGAGCGAGCTGGCCGACGGCGACATCCGGCGCAGCCAGCCGCGCTTCACCGGGGAGAACGCCCGGCGCAACTACGACCTGCTGGAGCCGGTGCGCCGACTGGCGCAGGAGCACGGCGCCACGCCCGGCCAGATCGCGCTGGCCTGGGTGCACCAGCGGGCCCAGGTGCACGGCCTGCCGGTGGTGCCGATCCCGGGCACCCGCAGGTCCGCCCGGGTGCTGGAGAACACCGCCGCGGCCGCGATCACCCTGGACGCGGCGGAACTGGCCGCCCTGGAGCCGATCGCCGCCCAGGTCGCCGGCGACCGCTACCCGGACATGAGCAGCACCTCCGCCGCCCGCGAGTAGCGGCTACGGCTGCTGGCGCACGCGGACGGCCCGGATCGCGGCGAGCACGGCCGCCGCGAAGGGCAGCGACTCGTGCACCGGGCCGTAGCCGAGGCCGAAGATCACGGCGGCGGGGTCCTGGTCGGGTTCGCCCGGCTGCGGCCCGCCGCCGTCCCTGCGCAGCAGCCGCAGATAGCCGTGCAGCATCTCGGGGGAGCGCCAGTCGACCCCGCTCAGCTCGTCGACCGGGAAGCTCTGGTCGCCCGCCTTCCACTTCGCCGAGGACGCGCCGGTCCAGAACCAGCGGAAGCTGACGGTGCGTCCGTCGAAGAGCGCCTTGCCGTCATAGGCCTTGAAGGACCGCGGCAGTGACGGCGCGTCGACCAGGAAGCGGCTCAGCGCCTCGCCGGGACCGCCGATCACCGCGCGTAGCTCGTCGCGGTAGAACTCCGCCAGGGTGCTGAACTCCTCGGGCAGCACCAGTCGGTACGGGTCGGCGCTGTCCTTCAACTGCCCCCCGGCCGCCTCGATCAGCGGATCGGCCCCGGCCCGCGGCACCGCCCGCAGCACCACGTGGCCGCGCCGGCCGCCGGCCAGCTCCACCGACTCCAGTGCCGCGTGCGGCACCCGCCGCTCCCCGAGCGCCTGCAACAGCCGTGCGCCCCGAGCCCCCCGGCTGTACCGGATCACGACGGCGTCGGGCTCGAACTCCCACGCGGCATTGTTTCCGGCCAACACATCGCCCATACGTGTCAGCTTATTCCGCAATACGCCCGCAGGGCACGGTTGTACCCCCGGCTGAGTCTCCCGGCGGCGGCCGTGGCGTCCCGCAGGGGCGCGACGGGCCCACCACCGGGGGAAGGTCCGGCGGCGGCTCCCGCGGGGCAGGACGTGCGGCCCCCGGGCGCGTCCCGCGGGGGGACGGTTCAGGCCAGGCCCGCGGTGCAGAGCGCGTCCGCGTCGCTGTCGCACCTGACAGCCGCGTAGTCCCCGAGCGCGATATCCGTGAAGTTCGCCAGGCTCGCCGTCCCCGGCGCGAAGTATCCGGGATGGCCGGCGGCGCCCTCCGCGCTGACGACGCGGGCGCCGAACTTCCCGGAGACCGGGTCCGTACCGTGGCCGAGGCCGGCGAATTCCAGGTGCGGGACGTCCTCGATCCAGTCGCTGCTGTCCCGGGCCGCCCACACGTTCGCCGTCGTGTGCAGCTGCGAGGCCCGCTTGACGTGCATCCCCGGGCTGCCGAAGACGGTGATGTCGGCGATCTGGCCCCTGGCCAGGTCCGGCGCGGCGACCCCGCACAGCACCGAGCCGTAGGAGTGGCAGAAGAGCGAGACGCGCTGCGTCCGCGGCAGTGCGCTGAGCAGCGCTTCGAGCCGGGTCGCGCCGTGCTCGGCCAGGTTCGCGGTGGACGCGTCGAGGCCGACGCCGCTGGGGGTGGTGTAGTCGGCCCAGGCGATCACCGCGGTCGCGGCGCCGGGGTCGGCGGCCTGCTCGCGCCCGTAGAGCGCGCGGGCCATGCCGACCGGGGCGGTGTACGCCTTGGCGGGGCGCTCGAAGCTGAGGATGTTGGTGTCGACGCCCGGCACCACCACCGCGACCCGGGTCGCGATGGCGAGGTCGCCGAGGACCTCGGCGGCCCGGCCCGCGCCGCTGGGGTCGAAGGCGAGGATCTGCCGCCGCCCGGTGAGCAGCGAGGTGTAGCGCTCGGCGCGGCGGCCCGCGTCCTTGCGGCCGGCCGGCGTGAGCGTGCCGCTCGCGGCGCGGGCCCGCTCGTCGGCGCGGGCCTTGACCAGCGCGCAGCGGTTGGCCTCGTAACGCAGGTCGAGCGGGACGCCGTTGAGGTTGCCGACGACCAGCGGGTAGCGGCGGGCGAGCAGCAGGGCCTGCGGATGGCTGAGCGCGGCGAAGAAGCGGGCGACGCCGCCCGCGGGGGCGTGGACCGGGTCGGGTAAGCGGCGCCCGCCGATGGTGGCGCGCATCCAGGCCGAGACAGCCGCGGTCCGTGCGTCGCTGGGTCCGTGCGG is a window of Streptomyces sp. NBC_01477 DNA encoding:
- a CDS encoding MerR family transcriptional regulator, whose protein sequence is MTVVQTVNEETAPAALCVREDTHPRPAGRDQYTISEVAAFTGMSAHTLRWYERIGLMPHVDRSNTGQRRFSNRDLDWLAFVGKLRLTGMPVADMVTYAELVRAGECTEPQRKALLEATRLDVLQRIAELRDTLTVLDYKIGTYAGAALAPERTGA
- a CDS encoding aldo/keto reductase, with protein sequence MSAELIGTVRLGTDGPLVGVQGLGCMGMSEFYGDTDEAAARETLETAFEAGVTLYDTADMYGQGANEEFLAPFVKAHRDEITLATKFANERRADDPSYRAIRNDPAYIRQAVDASLRRLGVDVIDLYYMHRRDPKVPLADSVGAMGELVTAGKVRHLGLSEVTGAELREAHAVHPITAIQSEWSLFSRDVERSAVGAAANLGVAFVPYSPLGRGFLTGAFQDAGSELADGDIRRSQPRFTGENARRNYDLLEPVRRLAQEHGATPGQIALAWVHQRAQVHGLPVVPIPGTRRSARVLENTAAAAITLDAAELAALEPIAAQVAGDRYPDMSSTSAARE
- a CDS encoding DUF4429 domain-containing protein; this translates as MGDVLAGNNAAWEFEPDAVVIRYSRGARGARLLQALGERRVPHAALESVELAGGRRGHVVLRAVPRAGADPLIEAAGGQLKDSADPYRLVLPEEFSTLAEFYRDELRAVIGGPGEALSRFLVDAPSLPRSFKAYDGKALFDGRTVSFRWFWTGASSAKWKAGDQSFPVDELSGVDWRSPEMLHGYLRLLRRDGGGPQPGEPDQDPAAVIFGLGYGPVHESLPFAAAVLAAIRAVRVRQQP
- a CDS encoding alpha/beta hydrolase; translation: MTLLEARMSPTSFRALLALAVVFVMLATTGWTAVRPHGPSDARTAAVSAWMRATIGGRRLPDPVHAPAGGVARFFAALSHPQALLLARRYPLVVGNLNGVPLDLRYEANRCALVKARADERARAASGTLTPAGRKDAGRRAERYTSLLTGRRQILAFDPSGAGRAAEVLGDLAIATRVAVVVPGVDTNILSFERPAKAYTAPVGMARALYGREQAADPGAATAVIAWADYTTPSGVGLDASTANLAEHGATRLEALLSALPRTQRVSLFCHSYGSVLCGVAAPDLARGQIADITVFGSPGMHVKRASQLHTTANVWAARDSSDWIEDVPHLEFAGLGHGTDPVSGKFGARVVSAEGAAGHPGYFAPGTASLANFTDIALGDYAAVRCDSDADALCTAGLA